In Flavobacterium gelatinilyticum, a genomic segment contains:
- a CDS encoding BatD family protein → MKRYLILLLFTFQGLLAQVQFEAKVSKNTLGLNERFRIDFVMNVDGDNFDQPSFEGFTLVGGPSQQISQSWINGRSSFQKVYSYILQPQKKGTFTIKPAAIEYNGQIYKTAPVKITVTNAVAQERDPYDRQQQQGSSNELLHLEAEVSKTTPYLNEPITVVYKLYFGNIGVTGFKELTKPKYNDFWNQNIEIKQLNPVEGSYRGERCYYVVLKKTILYPQKSGRLTIEPLSLDIGVQLPTNRRDMFGQMIIAEDNKTVSTGAKTITVRPLPEAGKPEGFTGAVGNFNFTVTPSRTTLKSGESLDLVVSAAGSGNLKLFTLPKPVVPNALEMYDPVHDERINTTLSGMSGKITDKYTIIPQYKGKYAIKPISFSYFDLSSGSYKTITSKEIMVDVLDGPTLAEANPSTASKNVVEKAEQFKYNKSKTILTGTAKNDFYGSDLYYILIFFPFAIIPIIILAKKKKEAIDSDVKGNRIRMNNKLAKKYLSQAKKQLGNKEAFYIALEKAMHNFLKAKLHIETSEMSKDNIRELLLSRNANPETVQNFINLTENCEFARYAPASSASIQQDYDKAVLIISELEKQIV, encoded by the coding sequence GTAGGCGGACCAAGCCAGCAGATAAGCCAGTCCTGGATAAACGGACGAAGTTCTTTTCAAAAAGTATATTCCTATATTTTGCAGCCGCAAAAAAAAGGGACTTTTACAATCAAACCAGCTGCAATAGAATACAACGGTCAGATTTATAAAACGGCTCCGGTAAAAATTACCGTGACAAATGCTGTAGCGCAGGAACGAGATCCTTATGACAGACAACAACAGCAGGGGTCTTCAAATGAATTGCTGCATCTGGAAGCAGAAGTTTCTAAAACAACGCCATATTTAAATGAGCCTATTACGGTAGTTTACAAATTATACTTTGGTAACATTGGTGTTACTGGTTTTAAGGAACTTACCAAACCAAAATACAATGATTTCTGGAATCAGAATATCGAAATAAAACAGCTTAATCCCGTTGAAGGAAGCTACAGAGGCGAAAGATGTTATTATGTGGTTTTAAAGAAAACAATATTATATCCGCAAAAAAGCGGCAGACTTACTATTGAGCCGCTTTCATTAGACATTGGCGTACAGCTGCCAACCAATCGCCGTGATATGTTTGGACAGATGATTATTGCTGAAGATAATAAAACAGTTTCAACAGGAGCAAAAACAATTACCGTAAGACCACTTCCGGAAGCAGGAAAACCGGAAGGGTTTACAGGTGCAGTAGGTAATTTTAACTTTACAGTGACACCATCAAGAACTACTCTTAAAAGCGGTGAAAGTCTTGATTTGGTTGTCAGCGCTGCAGGAAGCGGTAATCTAAAATTATTTACGCTGCCAAAACCGGTTGTGCCAAATGCATTGGAAATGTATGACCCGGTTCATGATGAAAGAATAAATACAACATTATCCGGAATGTCCGGAAAAATAACCGACAAGTACACGATCATTCCGCAGTACAAAGGCAAATATGCAATAAAACCAATCTCGTTCTCGTATTTTGACCTGAGCTCCGGTTCTTATAAAACCATAACCTCTAAGGAAATTATGGTGGATGTTCTGGACGGCCCTACATTAGCAGAAGCCAATCCGTCGACTGCATCTAAAAATGTTGTTGAAAAAGCAGAACAGTTTAAATATAATAAATCAAAAACGATCTTAACCGGAACAGCTAAAAACGATTTCTACGGCTCTGATTTGTATTACATTTTGATATTTTTCCCATTTGCCATTATCCCGATTATTATTTTGGCTAAGAAGAAAAAAGAAGCTATTGACAGTGATGTAAAAGGAAACCGAATCAGAATGAACAACAAGCTGGCAAAGAAATACCTGTCGCAGGCTAAAAAACAGCTTGGCAATAAAGAAGCCTTTTATATTGCTCTTGAAAAAGCAATGCATAATTTCTTAAAAGCAAAACTGCATATTGAAACCTCAGAAATGAGTAAAGACAATATCCGCGAATTGCTGCTGTCAAGAAATGCAAATCCTGAAACGGTTCAAAATTTTATTAATCTAACCGAAAACTGTGAGTTTGCACGTTATGCTCCGGCATCGAGTGCTTCGATTCAGCAGGATTATGATAAAGCTGTTTTGATTATTTCCGAATTAGAAAAACAGATTGTTTAA